The Acidimicrobiales bacterium genome contains the following window.
CGGGGGTGCGGCGCAGGCGGCGCAGGCGCTGGGCGGGGAAGGCCACGCCGGTCAGCGTACGGGGCCGAGTGCGTCGACCAACGCGCCCACCAGGCCGTCGAGGGTCGCCTCGGCCGCCGTCGCCGTGACGGCCAGCCCGGCGGCGCAGGCGGCCTCCGAGGTCACCGGGCCGATGCAGGCGACGACGGGCGGGGTGGCGCCCGCCCCGGCGGCGGCGACCCACGCCGTCACCGACGACGCCGACGTGAACACGATGGCGTCGGCGCCCGTCGCCTCCGCCAGCCGAGCCGGCGCCACTGCCGCCGGCTCGGTGCGGTACGCCTCGACCACGTCGACCGTCCAGCCCCGCGCCCGCAGCCCGTCGGGCAGCACCTCGCGCCCCTCCGCCGCTCGCGGCACCAGGACGGCGGCCCCGCCGGCAGGAGGAGCGGGGAAGGCATCGAGCAGCGACTCGGCGACGAAGCGCGCCGGAACCAGGTCGGGCACCAGGCCGTGGCGCGCCAGCGCGGCGGCGGTGCCGGGTCCGATGGCGGCGATGCAGGCCCCGCCGAAGGCCCGGCTGTCGTGCAGGGTGGCGAGGAAGGGGTCCACTGCGTTGGCCGAGGTGAACACCACCCACGCGTACAGATGGAGCCGGGCGGCGGCGGCCCGCAGGGCGGCGCCACCGTCATGGGCGGGAACGATGGCGATGGTGGGCACCTCGACCACCGCGGCACCGGCGGCCCGGAGGCGGTCTGCCAGCCCTCCTGCCTGGTGCGGGGCCCGGGTCACCACGATCCTCCGGCCGAAAAGCGGAAGACGCTCGAACCAGGCCAGGTCCAGACCGGCGACCCGGCCGACCACGATGGTGACCGGCGGCTCGAGCTCGGCATGGGGGAGCTCGAGGAGGGTCGTGCGCACGGTGCGCTGCTCCGGCCGGGTCCCCCACCGCACGGCCACGACGGGCGTCTCCGGCGCCAGGCCGCCGGCGATCAGGCGGGGCACGAAGTCGGCCCGGTGGGCGACGCCCATGAGCACCACGATTGTGCCGCCCGCCCGCCCGAGCGCCTCCCAGTCGGTGGGTCGGTCGGACCCGTGCTCGCGGTGCCCGGTCAGCACGGTGAACGAGGTGGACAGCCCCCGGTGGGTGAGGGGGACCCCCGCGTAGGCGGGGGCGGCGACGGCGGCGGACACGCCTGGCACCACCTCGAAGGCGACGCCCGCATCGAGGAGTGCCAGTGCCTCCTCCCCGCCCCGCCCGAACACGTAGGGGTCGCCGCCCTTCAGGCGGACGACGGCGCGCCCGGCCGCCCCGTGCGCCACGAGGAGCGCGTTGATGGCCTCCTGGTCGACGGGCCCGCCCGGGCGCTTTCCGACGTCGATGCGCTCCGCCGTCGCCGGAGCGAGGTCGAGCAACGACGCCGACGCCAGGCGGTCGTGCAGCACGACGTCGGCCCGGCCCAGCACCTCGGCGCCGCGCACCGTGAGGAGCCCCGGGTCCCCCGGGCCGGCCCCCACCAGGTACACCGTCATCGGCCCTCCCCGGCCCGCCCGGCCGTTCTGGCAGCGGAAATCGACCGCTGGCGGTCGATTTCCGCTGCCAGAACGAGGGCTGGGTTCACGCCAGGCCCCGGAGGCTGTCGAGGAGCCACGCGCCGCCGGACCGGTCGAGGAGGCGGCGGGCAAGGGCCCGGCCCAGCTCTTCCGGGTCGGTGCCGGTGTCGGTGCCCTGGAGGACGGTGTGGCCGTCAAGGCTCGCGATCATGGCGGTCAGGGTGAGATTGTCGCCCGAGCCGACGACGGCGTGGGCGGCGACGGGAAGGTCGCAGCCGCCGCCGAGCTCGCGGAGGTAGGCACGCTCGGCGTCGACGGCCAGGCGGGTGGGCCGGTGCTCCGACGCTCCCAGGGCGGCGAGGACGGCGACGTCGTCCGCCCGGGCCTCGAGGGCGAGCGCGCCCTGGCCGACCTGGGGCAGCATCACCGCGGGGTCGAGGACGTCGGCGACCTCGTGGCGGCCGAGACGGGCCAGGGCGGCGGCGGCCACCACGATGGCGTCGACGCCGGCGGCCTTTCGCAGGCGCGTCTCGATGTTGCCCCGCAGTCCGGTGAAGGTGAGGTCCGGGCGCAGCGATGCCAGCTGGGCCCGCCGGCGCACCGATCCGGTGGCGACCCGCGCACCGGCGGGCAGACCGGCGAGCGTGCAGCCCACCAGGGCGTCGCGGGCGTCCTCCCGTTCGGGAACGGCGGCCAGCACCAGGCCGTCCGGCGTCAGCGCGGGCAGGTCCTTGGCCGAGTGGACGGCGAAGTCGGCCCGCCCGTCGAGGACGGCCGCCTGAACTTCCTTGACGAAGACGCCACGGCCGCCGATGTCCCAGATCGGCACGTCCTGGCGGCGGTCCCCCACCGTGTCGACCACGACCAGCTCGACCGGCTGGTCCAGCAGGCCCGCCACGTGTCTGGTCTGGGCGAGGGCCAGGGCGCTCCCGCGGGTGGCCGCCCGGAGCGCCCGGGACGTCACCGGTGTACCCCTCCGGCGCAGCCGTGGAGCGCTACCCGCACGCGGGGCCTCTCAGGAGACCGCTGCGACGTTCGGAACCCGCTCGAGCGCCGTCATGCCTCGTCCTCCGACGCCGCGAACCTCGCACGCGTCTCCTTTCGGGGCACTAGAGGTCGAACAGCGCCCGGAGGGACTCGGCCAGGCGCTCGCCGCCGGGAGACCCCGCCGCCTCCTTCAGGCGCACGGTGGGTTCGTGGAGCAGCTTCGCCAGCAGCGCCTTGGTGAGGGCGTCGACCGCCTCGGCCTGGCGGGGATCGAGACCCTCGAGCCTGGGGGCGAAGCGCTCGAGCTCCGCCGCCCGCAGGTCCTCACCCCGCCGGCGCAGCGCCACGACCAGCGGCGCCAGCTCGCGGGCGGTGGCCACCGCGGCGTAGCGCTCGACCTCCTCGTCGACGATCACCTGCACTCGGTCGATCTCGCCGCGGCGGCCGGCCATCCCCGCATCGGCGAAGGCGCGCAGGTCGTCCATGTCGAGCAGGTCGACGCCGGGGAGGCGGCCCACGGCCGGATCGACGTCGCGCGGAACGGCGATGTCGACCACCAGGAGGGGCCGGTCGGGCCGCGCCGCCATCACCGCCTCGAGGTCGTCGGCGTGGAGCAGCACCGTGGGTGAGGCGGTGGACGTGAGGAGCAGGTCGGCGTCCTCGAGCGCGCTCCCGAGGACACCGAGCTCGACCGGACGGCCACCGACCTTGTGGGCGAGGGCGACGGCGCCGGCCCAACTCCGGTTGGCGACCATCACGTCGGCGAGGCCGGGCGTGGCGGCGAGGGCGACGGCCATGCCTTCGCCCATGTCGCCGGCGCCGAGCACGAGAATGCGCCGGCCGGCCAGACCACCGAGCCGCTCCGAGGCCATGGCCACGGCCGCCTGGGAGACCGACGTGGTGCCCCGGCCGATGGCCGTCTCCGAACGCACGCGCTTGCCGACCTCGACGGCGTGGCGGAACAGGTTGCCGAGCACCGGGCCGGCGGCGCCCTCCGAGACCGCCTTCTCCCATGCGCCCCGCACCTGCCCGAGGATCTCGCTCTCGCCCACGACCGCCGAGTCGATGCCCGACACGACCCGGAACAGGTGCGACGTGGCCCCGTCCTCGTAGTACGAGTACAGGTGGTCGGAAAACTCCTCGGGAGCGGTGAAGCCGAGCTCGGCCAGGAAGTTGCGGACGTCGACTACCGCCCCGTGGAAGCGGGCGGCCGTTGCGTAGACCTCGGTGCGCATGCAGGTGGACAGGAGCACCACCTCGCCCAGGTTCTCCCGCCCGCGCAGGTCGGCCAGCGCCTTCGGGAGGCGGCCGTCGTTCACCGTCATGCGCTCGAGGATCTCGAGCGGCACCGTGCGGTGGTTGAGGCCTACGACGAGGACAGACACGCCTGGAGGCGCTCCTTCGCTTGCTGGACGCGGCCGGACCTGATGAGGTCGAGCATGTCGGAGTCCAGTGCTCTTCGCCAGTCCATGCCCTCGGTGGACCGTCCCTGCGCCCGCACGGCGTCGCGCTCCTCTGACAACAGATCGGCGAGCACCTCGTATTCCGGGCCGACCTGGGCGCCGAGGCGCTCCTTCAGCCACACGGCCAGCGCCGGGCTGTGGCCGCCCGTGGACACCGTGAGCACGACCGGACCACGCCGGACGACGGCGGGCAGCGTGAACGAGCAGTTGGCCGGGTCGTCGGCGCTGTTCACCCAGATCCCGGTCCGCTCGCCCTCCTCGAACACGGCGCCGTCGACATCGGGAATCCCCGTGGCCGTGACGACGAGGCGACAGCCGGCCAGGTCGCCGGCCCGGTACGGGCGCTCGTCCCAGGTGACGCCGGGCAGGGCCCGCACACCGGCGCCGACGCGGGTGGCCACCACGTGCACCACCGCCCCGCACGCCAGCAGTCCTTCGGCCTTGCGGGCGGCCACGGGCCCACCGCCGACCACCAGGCAGCGCCGGCCCGCGACCAGCAGGTTCACCGGGTAGAGGGCGACGTCGACGGGCACCGTGGCGAAAAGCCTAGGAGGCGGTGTTCGAGTCGCTGCCCGGCACCGGGCGGCGCTGCTGGTAGAAGGACAGGATCTGGAGCTCGATCGACAGGTCCACCTTGCGGACCGACACCTGCGGCGGCACCGAGAGCACCACCGGAGCGAAGTTGAGGATGGATCCCACCCCGGCGGCCACCAGCCGGTCGGCCACGTCCTGGGCGGCCGACGCCGGGGTGGCGACCACGCCGATGGCGAGCTCGAGCGACTCGGCCAGGGCGCCGAGCTCGTCGAGGTGGCTGATGTCGAGGCCGCCCACGTGCTCGCCGACCTTGGCGGGATCGGCGTCGAACAGCGCGACGATCCGGAAGCCACGGGCCATGAACCCGCGGTAGTTGGCCAGGGCGTGGCCGAGGTTGCCCATGCCGACGATGGCCACCGGCCAGTCCTGCGTGAGCCCCAGCTCCCTGCTGATCTGGTACAGCAGGTACTCGACGTCGTAGCCGACCCCCCGGGTGCCGTACGAGCCGAGGTAGGACAGGTCCTTGCGCACCTTGGCGGCGTTGACGCCCGCCATCTCGGCCAGCCGCTCCGACGAGATCGTGCCCGGACCGTCGGACAGTTCGTAGAGGCTGCGCAGGTACACCGGCAGGCGAGCCACGGTCGCCTCGGGAATGCGCCGTCGCCCGCGGTCTGCCATCGCCTCCAATCGTAAGACTTCGTGCGTCTGTTCACAAAGGCGCCGTGCGCCGATGGCACGCCATCCGGCCTCGTCCCTACGCTGGGCTCGTGGTGCACACCGCTCTCGCCTCGGCCGCCGCCCTGGTGGGGCTGGCGTTCGCCATGTGCACGTTCGAGCGGTGGCTGGCCCGGCGCCGGCCGCACGAGCTGGCGTGGAGCGTGGCGCTGGCGATGTTCTCGCTCGCGTCGGCTGCGCTTGCCGCGGGCGCCGCCCTCGGGTGGGGCGGGGTGACGTTCCGCCTGTTCTACCTGTTCGGCGCCATCGTCAACGTGCCGTTCCTGGCCCTCGGCACCGTGTACCTGCTGGCGCCGCGTCGGCGGGCGGACCTGTGCGCCGCCGGGGTGGCCCTGTTCTCGGCCTTCGCCGCCGGCGTGGTGGCGGTGGCGCCGTTCACCGCCGCCCTCCCCCGCCACGAGCTGGCCCGCGGTTCCGAGGTCTTCGGGCCGGCCCCCCGCATCCTGGCCGCCTCGGCATCCGGCGTCGGCGCCCTCGTCGTGGTCGCGGGCGCGCTGTGGAGTGCCATGCGGGTCCGCAGGCGGCGCGTCGTGGTCGCCAACGCCCTCATCGCCCTCGGGACGCTCGTCACCGGCGCCAGCGGGCTCCTCAACTCCGTGCTCGACGAGATGACGGGGTTCGCCGTGGCCCTGGTGGTCGGCATCACGGTGCTGTTCGCCGGGTTCCTCGTGGCCACGACGGGCACCCGTCGCGGCACACCGTCGCCGCCTGCACGCGCGCTGCCCGAGGGCGGCGGGCGACGGGCGGCCCACGTGACCGCTCCCGACGAGCCCGCCAGGCAGCCGGTGCGCCACCACGGCACCTGAGGACGCGGCCGGCGGGCACACGCCGGCGGTCAGGTGTTGAGCACGAAGAACTGCACGAGGGCGGCCCCGAGGATCAGGGCCAGGAGGAGCACGATGACGAGGGTGGTGCCGGGTCTCACGCCGCCTCCAGGGTGATCGCATCACCCGGGCGGAGGCGCAGCTCGTCGGCCGCCGACGCCCGGTCCAGCGCCACCGACACCAACCCGTACGAGTCCACGACCAACCCCACCTCCCCGGCCTTGAGGGCACCGTAGGTCGGGGCCCTGCTGGCCGTGCGCACCTGGTCGAGGCCCCACCGCAGCATGACCCGGTCGCCCAGCGGCGCGATGTCGTCGGGATCGACGTTCAGCTGGGCGTTGCCGAAGTGGTCGACCCACAGGACCTCGCCCACGAGCTTGCCGTCCTCGTTGCGGGTGAGGGGCAGCAAACCCGGTCGCAGCGTGATCGGGTCGAGCGCCGGGCCCAGGTCGGCCAGGTCCACTCCGTTGCAGAGGTGGGCGGCGGCGGGGCCGAACACGTCCCGCCCGGCGAACGTCGGGCCGGGCGCCTGCAACCGGAGCTCCTCGTTCGCCAGCTCGACCGCCCGCCCGGCACCGCCGACCATGGCCACTGCGGGGGCGAGCAGCCCGTTGTCGGGGCCCACCAGCACCGACTCGCCGTCGCCCACCTCCACCGCCACGGCCCGGCGGTCGGTGCCGACGCCCGGGTCGACCACGGCCAGCACGACGCCCGCCATCAGGTACTGCGCGCTGCGCCCGAGGGCCAGGGAGCCGGCCCGCACGTCGTGGGGAGGGATGTTGTGGGTGATGTCGATGACCGCTGCGTGCGGTGCGATGGACCGGATCACCGACGTGATCACACCGACGAACTCGTCGACGAGGCCGTAGTCGGAGAGGAAGGAGATGGTGTCGTGGTGGCGGCCCATGGTGGTGACCGCAACCTACCGAACCCGGCCGAGAGGGCGCTCAGCCCGCCTCGGTGTAACGGTCGCCCAGGTACTTGTCGACGTCGTCCTCCCGCAAGCGGTACGACTTGCCCACCCGGACGGCGGCCAGCTCCCCGGCGTTGATCAGCCGGTACACCGTCATGTTCGAGACCCGGAGGAGGGCCGCGACCTCGGCAACCGTCAGGAATCGAGCCTTTGCATGGTCTTCCCGTGCCAGTGCAATCACCCCTCTCCGCGGCCCGCACTGTACGACACCGTGGCTGCTGAGGGAAGTGGGGCAGAAGTGATTCAGCTCGCCCCGCCGCCCAGGCGGCGCGACCGCTCGGTCGCCGCCTGCACGGCGGCGAGGAACGCGCCCCGGACGGCCCGGTCCTCCAGGGCCTGGAGGCCGGCGGCGGTGGTGCCGCCCGGCGACGTCACCGTGGCGCGCAGTGCCTCGGGCCCCTGCCCGGACTCCGACAGGAGGCGGGCGGAGCCGAGCAGCGTCTGGACCACCAGCTCGGCGCTCGTCGCCCGGGGGAGCCCGGCCAGGACGCCGGCCTCGATGAGCGCCTCGGCCACGAGGAAGACGTAGGCGGGGCCCGACCCCGACAGCCCGGTCACCGCGTCGAGCAGGTGCTCGGGCACCCGCACCACCATGCCCACCGCCGACAGCAGCCGCTCCGCCCACGCCAGGTCGTCAGCGGTGGCGGTGGTGCCCGCGGCCACCGCCGCCGCGCCGGCGCCGACGAGCGCCGGCGTGTTCGGCATGGCCCGAACGACCCGGACGCCGCCGCCCAACCACCGCTCCAGCGACGACAGGGGCACGCCCGCCGCGATGGACAGCACCACGGGCGTGCCGGTCTCGGCCAGCGCCCGGCAGGCGGCTTCCACGTCGTCGGGCTTCACGGCGACCACGGCACCGTCGGACGCCGCAGGCCGGTCCGACACGGCCAGGCCCGGGAACCGCCCCGCCAGCTCCTGGCGGCGAGCATCGACCTTCTCCACCACGGCGATCTCGGCCGCGTCGCTCCAGCCGGCGGCCAGCAGCCCGGCCACGAGCGCCTCACCCATCCGGCCCCCGCCCATCAACGTCAGTCGCGTGCCCACGCCGAGAACGCTGACCCACGCCGGAGCCGCCTGCAACTCCTATCCCGCCGACGGCCCGCCACCGGGACTCCCGTCGCCGCTGCGGTGCGCGCCGCGGTGACGGGAGGATCCGGCGAGGGTGCGGAAGGGACCTCGGCGAGGAGCGTCAGGTGATGTCTGGAGCGCCGTCGGTGCGGGCGTACTCGATGACGAGCTTGCCGATCTTGCTGCCGACCTCCATGCCCACCGTGCTGTCGAGGGGCCAGTGGATCCCGCCCCATGCCCTCGAGTTGGAGGCTTCCAGCGCCTTGGCCCGGAAGTCCTTCTCGCGCTTGGGGAACACGAATGACAGGACCTCGGCGATGGCTGCCGAGTACGTGGCGTGGCCCGAGATGTACGACGGGAAGAACGGCGTGTCGAACAGGGGCTTCCAGTTCGGGTCGACGCCCGAGTCCTGGATGCCGTTCTCCGGACGGGGGTCCCAGTAGGCGTACTTGGTGTCCCAGGCAGCCACGCCGGCGTCGGCCATGGCCACGTTGGCGAGGGCCATCACCCGCTCCGCCTGCGGCTCGCTCGGCCGCAGGTCCCGCAGGTAGGCGAGCGTGACCTCGTTCCAGATCCCGGCCGGGAGCGGGGTGCCCTGCCCGCCGGCCCAGTAGACGGCGGCCTTGCGCTGCTCCTCGGTCAGGTTCTGCTGGATGGCCACCACCTCCTTGGCTGCCGCCGTGAACTCGGGCGAGCCGAACACGGGCGGCGGGGGCGGCCGGAACTGGTCACCGGACTTCATCACCCAGGTCTTCCACGTGCCGGCCAGGGGCGACACCGGGTTCGCCACCTTGCCCGTCGGCGGCTCCCAGTAGCGGGGGCGGCCACCCGGGCGCTTGCCGTCCCAGACCGCGTCCGACCCGTCGGCCTTGGCGTGGGTGATGACCGCCTCGGCCACCTTCTGGCCGAGGGCCAGCCCGGCGTCGACGTCGCTGCGCCGTGCGGCGCCGGCCAGCACGCGAGAGTCGGCGGCCTGGTCGGCGTCCTCCTGGAGGCGCAGCGCAGGCCGCTCGGGGAACACGTAGGCGAGGACGCTGGCCGTGGCCTGGGCGATGGCCGCGTGCTCGTTGGGATAGGAGGGGTCGGGGCCGGCCTCCGCCAGCTTCGGCACGACGTCGGGTGCCTTGCGGTCGTACTTGTACTTGTAGTGCCAGGTGGCGACCATGGCGTCGTAGGCGGCGACGGCCACCAGCGCGTAGGCGCGGGACGAGGCGGCCGGGTCCTTCTCGCGGGCGGAGATGAACTCCAGCGCGCTGCCCATCCACGGTGCCGAGATCGGCTCGCCGTCACCGCTCCACTTGCGGACGAAGTCGGCGACCTCGGGGGTGCGCTCGGTCACCAACTTCCTCAGCTCGGCGTCCTCCGCCTTCTCCTCCGCCGATCCCGCACCGGGCGGCGGCGGAACCTGGAACTGCTCCGGCGACGTGAGGACCCACGTCTTCCAGTCCCCGGCGGTGGGCTCGGCGTGGGCCGCCTCCACGCCGGCCGCCGTGGTCCCGGTCGTGGCGTCGGAGGACGTGTCGTCGTCGCCTCCACAGGCACCGGCCACCAGGGCCATCGCCACGACGAGGGCGACCGGGCGGCGGGGCCGCCCCCGGCCGGGTGCACGCCGGGATGTACGGGAGACCAGGATCACGACTGTCCTTTCACGACGTCATGGCGAAGGTACGACACCGGCGTAACTGCGCCGTAAGCGTGGAGTACGCGCCCGGTCCGGCGACGGTGCGCCGGAAGGCTGGTCAGGACGGCGGGGCGAGGACCGCTGCCGTGTAGGCGATGCGGACCGGGGCGCACCAGATGACGATGGACCTGATCCTCTCCGGCGGCAGGTCGGCGGGCAGCACGTAGTTCTCGTTGCCCAGCGTGCTCTTCAGGTTCCCGAGCACCACGTAGGGCGCGTCGACCGCGTCCTTGCTGGTCTTCGGGGCGGGGGCCTCGCTCAACCACAGGAACAGGTCGGTGTTGCTGGACACCTCGAAGTCCTCCAGGCGCAGGGCCCGGGACCCGTCCGCCAGCTCGAGCATCCGGGCCTTGCCCTTGCCCTTCATCTCGATGTCGTAGAACTCGCCCTGGCCCAGCACCTTGGCCGTGTCCATGCCCGGCAGGGGTGGCTCGAGAAGGGGCGTGTCGATCTGCTGGTCGACCGTGATCTGCCACGGGCTGGTGGCCTTCACCACCAGCTTCACCTGGCCCTCCACGATGCCGTACCCGACCGCCTTCTCCGGTGTGGCGTCCGGGCCGACGCAGGGCGCATCCACCGTGGGCTCGGGGTGGCGCTGCTGCTTCGGGTCGCTCTCGATGGTGAGGTGGCCCGACTCGCAGTGCCAGCGCACCCGCCACTGGATCACATCGGGAGCGATGGCGAACGTCGGCGTGGTGGCATCGGCAGTGCCGGTGAACGTCGACACCGTCTCCCACCGCGGAGCCGACGTCTGGCGAGGGACGGCCGACGTGGTCGTTGCGGCGGCGGCCGTCGTCGTGGTCGCCGATCCGCTCTTCTCGGCGCTGTCGCCGCACGCAGGTCCGACGATGGCCAGAACGGCCACGAGCAGCACGGGCACCGGTCGGCGACGGCAGTGCGCGACCGCGGATCTCGACGACGTCATCGGTCCTGACGGTACTTCGCGTCCGGGGAACCCTCGGAGGCGGGCGGGCCGGGCGCCCTTTAGGGCAGGTAGCGCATCGGGTTCTGGGGAGAACCACCGACCCTGGTCTCGAAGTGAAGATGGGGGCCGGTGGAGTGACCGGTGGAACCGACGTAGCCGATGACGTCTCCCTGCGCCACGCTGGTGCCGTCGCTCGTGCCGAGACGGCTCTGGTGGGCGTAGAGCGTGCTGAGTCCCCCGCCGTGGTCGATGATCAC
Protein-coding sequences here:
- a CDS encoding phosphatase PAP2 family protein, translated to MILVSRTSRRAPGRGRPRRPVALVVAMALVAGACGGDDDTSSDATTGTTAAGVEAAHAEPTAGDWKTWVLTSPEQFQVPPPPGAGSAEEKAEDAELRKLVTERTPEVADFVRKWSGDGEPISAPWMGSALEFISAREKDPAASSRAYALVAVAAYDAMVATWHYKYKYDRKAPDVVPKLAEAGPDPSYPNEHAAIAQATASVLAYVFPERPALRLQEDADQAADSRVLAGAARRSDVDAGLALGQKVAEAVITHAKADGSDAVWDGKRPGGRPRYWEPPTGKVANPVSPLAGTWKTWVMKSGDQFRPPPPPVFGSPEFTAAAKEVVAIQQNLTEEQRKAAVYWAGGQGTPLPAGIWNEVTLAYLRDLRPSEPQAERVMALANVAMADAGVAAWDTKYAYWDPRPENGIQDSGVDPNWKPLFDTPFFPSYISGHATYSAAIAEVLSFVFPKREKDFRAKALEASNSRAWGGIHWPLDSTVGMEVGSKIGKLVIEYARTDGAPDIT
- a CDS encoding SAM-dependent chlorinase/fluorinase; amino-acid sequence: MGRHHDTISFLSDYGLVDEFVGVITSVIRSIAPHAAVIDITHNIPPHDVRAGSLALGRSAQYLMAGVVLAVVDPGVGTDRRAVAVEVGDGESVLVGPDNGLLAPAVAMVGGAGRAVELANEELRLQAPGPTFAGRDVFGPAAAHLCNGVDLADLGPALDPITLRPGLLPLTRNEDGKLVGEVLWVDHFGNAQLNVDPDDIAPLGDRVMLRWGLDQVRTASRAPTYGALKAGEVGLVVDSYGLVSVALDRASAADELRLRPGDAITLEAA
- the hemA gene encoding glutamyl-tRNA reductase, which translates into the protein MSVLVVGLNHRTVPLEILERMTVNDGRLPKALADLRGRENLGEVVLLSTCMRTEVYATAARFHGAVVDVRNFLAELGFTAPEEFSDHLYSYYEDGATSHLFRVVSGIDSAVVGESEILGQVRGAWEKAVSEGAAGPVLGNLFRHAVEVGKRVRSETAIGRGTTSVSQAAVAMASERLGGLAGRRILVLGAGDMGEGMAVALAATPGLADVMVANRSWAGAVALAHKVGGRPVELGVLGSALEDADLLLTSTASPTVLLHADDLEAVMAARPDRPLLVVDIAVPRDVDPAVGRLPGVDLLDMDDLRAFADAGMAGRRGEIDRVQVIVDEEVERYAAVATARELAPLVVALRRRGEDLRAAELERFAPRLEGLDPRQAEAVDALTKALLAKLLHEPTVRLKEAAGSPGGERLAESLRALFDL
- the cobA gene encoding uroporphyrinogen-III C-methyltransferase, with the translated sequence MTVYLVGAGPGDPGLLTVRGAEVLGRADVVLHDRLASASLLDLAPATAERIDVGKRPGGPVDQEAINALLVAHGAAGRAVVRLKGGDPYVFGRGGEEALALLDAGVAFEVVPGVSAAVAAPAYAGVPLTHRGLSTSFTVLTGHREHGSDRPTDWEALGRAGGTIVVLMGVAHRADFVPRLIAGGLAPETPVVAVRWGTRPEQRTVRTTLLELPHAELEPPVTIVVGRVAGLDLAWFERLPLFGRRIVVTRAPHQAGGLADRLRAAGAAVVEVPTIAIVPAHDGGAALRAAAARLHLYAWVVFTSANAVDPFLATLHDSRAFGGACIAAIGPGTAAALARHGLVPDLVPARFVAESLLDAFPAPPAGGAAVLVPRAAEGREVLPDGLRARGWTVDVVEAYRTEPAAVAPARLAEATGADAIVFTSASSVTAWVAAAGAGATPPVVACIGPVTSEAACAAGLAVTATAAEATLDGLVGALVDALGPVR
- a CDS encoding helix-turn-helix domain-containing protein; the encoded protein is MIALAREDHAKARFLTVAEVAALLRVSNMTVYRLINAGELAAVRVGKSYRLREDDVDKYLGDRYTEAG
- the proC gene encoding pyrroline-5-carboxylate reductase; translated protein: MGTRLTLMGGGRMGEALVAGLLAAGWSDAAEIAVVEKVDARRQELAGRFPGLAVSDRPAASDGAVVAVKPDDVEAACRALAETGTPVVLSIAAGVPLSSLERWLGGGVRVVRAMPNTPALVGAGAAAVAAGTTATADDLAWAERLLSAVGMVVRVPEHLLDAVTGLSGSGPAYVFLVAEALIEAGVLAGLPRATSAELVVQTLLGSARLLSESGQGPEALRATVTSPGGTTAAGLQALEDRAVRGAFLAAVQAATERSRRLGGGAS
- the hemC gene encoding hydroxymethylbilane synthase, with protein sequence MTSRALRAATRGSALALAQTRHVAGLLDQPVELVVVDTVGDRRQDVPIWDIGGRGVFVKEVQAAVLDGRADFAVHSAKDLPALTPDGLVLAAVPEREDARDALVGCTLAGLPAGARVATGSVRRRAQLASLRPDLTFTGLRGNIETRLRKAAGVDAIVVAAAALARLGRHEVADVLDPAVMLPQVGQGALALEARADDVAVLAALGASEHRPTRLAVDAERAYLRELGGGCDLPVAAHAVVGSGDNLTLTAMIASLDGHTVLQGTDTGTDPEELGRALARRLLDRSGGAWLLDSLRGLA
- a CDS encoding redox-sensing transcriptional repressor Rex — protein: MADRGRRRIPEATVARLPVYLRSLYELSDGPGTISSERLAEMAGVNAAKVRKDLSYLGSYGTRGVGYDVEYLLYQISRELGLTQDWPVAIVGMGNLGHALANYRGFMARGFRIVALFDADPAKVGEHVGGLDISHLDELGALAESLELAIGVVATPASAAQDVADRLVAAGVGSILNFAPVVLSVPPQVSVRKVDLSIELQILSFYQQRRPVPGSDSNTAS
- a CDS encoding bifunctional precorrin-2 dehydrogenase/sirohydrochlorin ferrochelatase → MPVDVALYPVNLLVAGRRCLVVGGGPVAARKAEGLLACGAVVHVVATRVGAGVRALPGVTWDERPYRAGDLAGCRLVVTATGIPDVDGAVFEEGERTGIWVNSADDPANCSFTLPAVVRRGPVVLTVSTGGHSPALAVWLKERLGAQVGPEYEVLADLLSEERDAVRAQGRSTEGMDWRRALDSDMLDLIRSGRVQQAKERLQACLSSS
- a CDS encoding DM13 domain-containing protein → MPVLLVAVLAIVGPACGDSAEKSGSATTTTAAAATTTSAVPRQTSAPRWETVSTFTGTADATTPTFAIAPDVIQWRVRWHCESGHLTIESDPKQQRHPEPTVDAPCVGPDATPEKAVGYGIVEGQVKLVVKATSPWQITVDQQIDTPLLEPPLPGMDTAKVLGQGEFYDIEMKGKGKARMLELADGSRALRLEDFEVSSNTDLFLWLSEAPAPKTSKDAVDAPYVVLGNLKSTLGNENYVLPADLPPERIRSIVIWCAPVRIAYTAAVLAPPS